The following proteins are co-located in the Gossypium hirsutum isolate 1008001.06 chromosome A02, Gossypium_hirsutum_v2.1, whole genome shotgun sequence genome:
- the LOC107951930 gene encoding LOW QUALITY PROTEIN: protein FLX-like 3 (The sequence of the model RefSeq protein was modified relative to this genomic sequence to represent the inferred CDS: inserted 1 base in 1 codon): MAGRNRVPREAFNDRRXIPPERPFFRGPPLPQPPHPALLEEELEMQHAEIRKLLTDNHRLVEDRMAIQQELVAAKEEIHRLNLVIGEIRAEQELHSRGLIEKGLKLEADLRATEPLKKEAMQLRSEVQKLNNVNQDLTGQVQTLKKDITRLQADNQQIPILRAEVDGLHQELMRARTAIDYEKKANIELMEQRQAMEKNMVSMAREVEKLRAELSSVDARPWAAGAPYGMKFNSSEGAFPASYEGYGAHLGAADKGPFYGPGRASWEKPRMNRR, translated from the exons ATGGCTGGGAGAAACCGCGTTCCTCGTGAAGCCTTCAATGACCGGC GGATTCCCCCCGAGAGGCCGTTCTTTCGTGGTCCTCCTCTGCCACAGCCACCTCATCCTGCGTTGTTGGAGGAAGAACTTGAAATGCAGCATGCTGAAATTCGAAAGCTTTTGACTGATAACCACAGGCTGGTAGAAGATCGAATGGCTATACAACAAGAGCTTGTGGCTGCAAAGGAGGAAATTCATCGTTTGAATCTTGTCATTGGTGAAATTCGTGCAGAACAGGAACTGCATTCAAGGGGACTTATTGAAAAAGGCTTGAAACTGGAGGCAGATCTTCGTGCAACTGAGCCACTGAAAAAAGAGGCTATGCAACTCCGCTCAGAAGTTCAGAAACTGAATAACGTTAATCAGGATCTAACTGGCCAGGTTCAGACTCTCAAGAAGGATATTACTCGGCTGCAAGCTGATAATCAGCAGATTCCTATTCTCAGAGCAGAAGTTGATGGCTTGCACCAGGAGTTGATGCGTGCAAG GACTGCTATTGATTATGAAAAAAAGGCAAACATTGAGCTGATGGAACAGAGACAAGCAATGGAGAAGAACATGGTCTCCATGGCACGTGAAGTTGAAAAGCTACGTGCAGAACTTTCTAGTGTGGATGCTAGACCATGGGCTGCAG GTGCACCGTATGGGATGAAATTCAACAGTTCAGAGGGCGCTTTTCCAGCTTCATATGAAGGATATGGGGCTCATCTG GGTGCTGCTGACAAGGGTCCTTTTTACGGACCTGGCCGTGCTTCTTGGGAGAAGCCACGCATGAATCGTCGCTAG